Below is a window of Arabidopsis thaliana chromosome 2, partial sequence DNA.
AAGTAAAtggaaacaatataaaaaccataacttAAACTGACAATTACCAATCAATAAGATGGCCAGTATCCATCCAAGTCCATGCACTGGCTCATCTCCACATTTCCAAACCCGTTTTCGCCATTGTACGAAGCACTAACCGCGGCAACATCCTCAAGAGACACAACAGGAGGCGGCTGGACCAGTGCACCGCCAAGGTTGAGGTTGAGCCCTGAGACAGGCATGTGGGTGTAGTTCATTAGCTGCTGATGAGAAGAGTCCATGGTGGTGCTTGTAGAGGCACGGAAGACTCTTGAGAGCTCAGCTAGGTGAACGGCGTTTGCCATGAGGGATTGGTTAATATTGAGGCTCGGGTGTGGTTGTAGATGCGGTGGGAGTTGAAGGAGGTCTGATGAGTAATTAGGATTATTGTTGTTGGTTGATAGTATTGAGGCTCTTGTGTGGTTGTTGTGGTGATGACTTGTGCTGCTGCTACTGGTGCTTATGTATTTCTTGgttgcttctgttttcttgaaCACTCTACACACTACCCACTCGTCTTGCTGCATTTACATGTTACATcatgaaaaatgaaatgagAATTGTTGAGTTTATGTATATTCTTCTTGTGAAACACTAatcccacaaaaaaaaaaaaacattcaagacTCGTATTTAAATCATGACCATGACATAATGTATATTTGGTAGAAGAATAACAAAGGAAAATAGTGTACCTTGGAGGTTCTATATGAGGACTTGGAGTGAAGTCGATACTCATGCATGACCCAACAAGTCTTCTCCCCACGAGGAGCTCGTCCTCTGTAAAAGACCAAAGTCTTCTTCATCCCGACCAACTCCGAGGTTGTGCTATTGAATATCTCTTTGTCTTTTCCTGTGGTTTTCCAATATCCTGTATTCGTCGCCCTATTCGTCCTCACTCCCGTCGGGTACTTCCGGTCCCGGAGGCTAAAAAAGTACCATTCTTTTCCTCCCATTTTCGCCTTCTCTATCAACATTATAAATCAGAAACTTTGTGAATAACTTGGCGATTTAgctgactttttttttatcaaatatttccaaaattttagCACGTAACTAACaattatgtttcttcttttttgcttctgtgaatgatgataataaattgttttagtGATGATTAATAGAGTAACTCCTTTATAAAGATAGTATTGTTGGTATATTAGATGAAtagtagaaaaataaaatagcgAAAACGTTTTGAGTTGAATAATTATGAATGTTAAAAAACTATGTTTATCTAGATTAAtgatttgttatgttttttttttaattataattttaacatATGCATCATATATAGCAGAATCAATTTCTAAAACGTGAAGATTTGAAGAATGGTAAGAAAATAACGATATTGCATTTCTTTAAAGTGAAATTGCATTTTGTGTGGAGGGGAACGAAATGGACGGAGACACGAGGAGAAACCGACCCCAACACCTATACGGCTACACTCATGAACTAGATAGTTAAGCAAGTCCAGAATCAACTATGAGCAATTCGAAATACGGGTGACAAAAGATACGAATCAGGCCTTCAAGCTTGGTTTGCCTCTAGGATTTAAATGTAAATCACTTGTCTATTAATTGCTTTCAAAAAATCTTCAGCATTTTTGCATTTCGATgtaaaaggttttttttttttcttaatttaagattttattcagaaaaataaaaataaaaagtaaagtGAAAATGTAAATGTAAATAAGTGGCCTGTTGCGgattattgaattttttgttatcttaaaaatggtttagtttggtttaaatataagaaacaaagatattgTTAGTTTATCGGATTATGGATAGAACtaattaaagacaaaataagTAGATAAGAAATTAACGTACGTACGGTAGTGAATGCATGACTTCCGTTCATGCAACTAATGTTTGTTAGGAAACTTCATTGTGTGACTTTctattttaaagatatatgcttactatttttttaaatcaccgagttttttttttctcacagAAACTTAAACTATTAcatagactttttttttcttggattgatatatatatatatatatatatatattccaaagATTAACATTTAGTATACATCTAGCCTCCGTTCGATAAGCTCATGTCTATAAGCTTATATTTAGTACAAGAAAAGAGTTTTGTAGATTGTGGATGTGATATCTAACCGGtgtacattttttttacaCTAACTGACTTACGATTAGTACGTCGCCAAGAATGTACTCATGATATTATGGCATTTTCATTAGGCAAAAAATATAGATAGTGGGTGTTATGAACTTTTAAATGCTTCCCAAAATAGAAAGATCATTTAACATGAACACTATGTTTTCCGTTTAAATACACACACATTTATGTGTTATGTGTGTACAAGTAGTATATCCATATACACATCCATGcgcacacacacaaacacat
It encodes the following:
- the NAC038 gene encoding NAC domain containing protein 38 (Arabidopsis NAC domain containing protein 39 (ANAC039); FUNCTIONS IN: sequence-specific DNA binding transcription factor activity; INVOLVED IN: multicellular organismal development, regulation of transcription; LOCATED IN: cellular_component unknown; EXPRESSED IN: stem, hypocotyl, root, leaf; EXPRESSED DURING: LP.04 four leaves visible, LP.02 two leaves visible; CONTAINS InterPro DOMAIN/s: No apical meristem (NAM) protein (InterPro:IPR003441); BEST Arabidopsis thaliana protein match is: NAC domain containing protein 58 (TAIR:AT3G18400.1); Has 3031 Blast hits to 3023 proteins in 78 species: Archae - 0; Bacteria - 0; Metazoa - 5; Fungi - 6; Plants - 3020; Viruses - 0; Other Eukaryotes - 0 (source: NCBI BLink).), coding for MEQGDHQQHKKEEEALPPGFRFHPTDEELISYYLVNKIADQNFTGKAIADVDLNKSEPWELPEKAKMGGKEWYFFSLRDRKYPTGVRTNRATNTGYWKTTGKDKEIFNSTTSELVGMKKTLVFYRGRAPRGEKTCWVMHEYRLHSKSSYRTSKQDEWVVCRVFKKTEATKKYISTSSSSTSHHHNNHTRASILSTNNNNPNYSSDLLQLPPHLQPHPSLNINQSLMANAVHLAELSRVFRASTSTTMDSSHQQLMNYTHMPVSGLNLNLGGALVQPPPVVSLEDVAAVSASYNGENGFGNVEMSQCMDLDGYWPSY